TAGGTACGAAAAACGGACTAACTCGGCGATGTCCACGGTTTAAGAAAATTTCATATTGTGTTTCGAAAGTTTCCATTCCGCCAATTCCTGAACCGATCCAAACACCAACGCGGTTTGCATTGGAATCATCAATAACTAAACCAGAATCTTGTACCGCCATTTCAGCACTTGCAATTGCATAATGCGTAAAACGGTCCATTTTACGAGCTTCTTTTTTCTCTAGATATTTTTCTACATCAAAATCTTTTAATTCTGCTGCAATTTTAACCGGAAAATCATCCGGATTAAGTCTTGTCATTTTTGCAACACCATTAACACCCTTTTTTGCGTTTTCCCAAGAAGTTTCCGCATCGTTTCCAATTGGTGTAACAGCTCCAATACCAGTAACAACTACTCTTCTTTTATCCATTTACTCATCTCCTTATTTTGCAATTCATAAAAAACAACTTCTGTCTAATGACAGCAGCTAGTATAAAGTTAAGGCTTTATTTAAAATTAATAATAGTGCACAAACAAATAAACCAAAAGCCTGCTCCATTATAACATAAATAAAGGAAAGTTGTCCTAACAAAAATAATCGTTAGGGCAACTTTCCTTTTTAAATTTGCTGCTTACTTACCCCAACGAATGATTAGGGCGCCCCATGTTAGTCCGCCGCCAAAGCCAACAAGCAGGACATTGTCATTATCTTTAATGCGTCCTTCTTCGACTGCATCAACTAGCGCAAGAGCAATAGAAGATGACGAAGTATTACCGTATTTATGCACTGTTTTCATCAGTTTTTCTTCCGGTAAATTCAAACGCTCGCGAGAAGCTTCCATGATACGGATATTTGCTTGGTGAGGAATTAGTAAATCCAATTCTTCTTTTTCAAGTCCAGCACGTTCAAGTACTCGTAACGAAGCTTCTCCCATTTGGCGAACTGCAAAACGGAACACTTCACGTCCATTCATATAAATCTTCTTATTTTCATCTAAGTTCAAGTATTTGCCGCCAGATCCATCTGAGCCTAAGTCAAACGAAAGTAGTCCATGGTCATCAGAAACCGGACCCATAACAACGGCTCCCGCTCCATCACCAAATAATACGGCTGTTGCGCGATCATCCCAGTTAGTGATTTTAGATAATTTATCCGCACCAACTACGACGATATTCTTGTATGCCCCTGTTTTAATAAATTGTGCTGCAGTTACTACGCCAAAAGTAAAACCGGCACATGCCGCTTCCACGTCCATACCCGCAGCATTTGTTGCTCCTAAACGGTCTTGAATAATATTCGCAACGGATGGAAAAGTCGCTTCCTGCGTCACAGTGGCAACAATAAATAAGTCAATGTCATCTGGTGTAAGCCCAGCATTCTCAATAGCTACCTTTGCTGCTTCGTATGCTAAGTCGTGCGTATATTCGTCATCACGAGCAATTCTTCTTTCTTCAATACCAGTTCGAGTACGAATCCACTCATCGGATGTATCCATTATTTTTTCTAAATCAAAATTTGTTACTATTTTTTCAGGTACGTATTTACCTACTCCTAAAATTCCTGCGTTCATGCGTTCTCCTCCATATCAAACTACATCAGGACGAAAATATGTTTTTCTCCTGGATATTTTTATGACCTGGTGCTAATTTTAACAGAGAAATATCAATTAAGCAATTGGATTGCTAATTTTTATTTTACTTCTAACGCCTTATTAGGATTGTTTTCAGCAAAACCGCCTGCTTTAGACCAACCAATCACTTTGCCATCGTCTGATTTAATACGGTACCAATATTCATTTTTCACATCTGCACGGCGGTCTATGTCTAATTCTTTTCCTAGATAATCATTTAAATTCGCGACTACTTTCGAGTTATCCTCTACTGGGTAAGCATAGACTTTTTGATCAGAATCGGTGATATATTTATCTAGTGTCACATTTGTTTCATTTTGTGGTGTATAAAAAATTTCTACGGCATTACTGTTTATCCATCCAATTGTTTTACCTTGATCTTGAAGTTGATACCATGTGCCTTTTTCTGTAACGGCTTTTTGAGAAATTCGAAGTGTTTTATTTTTGTAATCGTTGGCACTAGCTACTTTTTCTGCGCCTTCTGTATTATATGGTTTTGTCCAAATTATTTCATTGCTAGTGTTTTTAATTTCTGCATAGGCTAATTGGTATTCTGTTGATTTCACTGTATCGTAAATTTGGTCATATTGATCCAAATGGTAATTTTCAATAGTTGAGATGAGTTTTTCTGCATAGGCTGGGTCAGTTGCATAACCTGCATTTTGAATTGCATATGCGGCTTTTTTGTAATCTGTTTCCCCAATAACTGCTGAGTATAGATTTGCATTGCCAGATACTCCGTTAACAAAAAGTTGGGCATGATCGACTAATGATGTCTTTTTGTCTGGATACTTTCTGAAATCCGCTTGTGTTTGGTAAGCCTTACCATTACTAAATTCTTGTGTTCCCATTGAAACGGAACTACCTTCATAACTACCTTTAATTCCAAACAAGTTGTTAGCTGAAGTTGATAAGCCACTCTTACCCCAATTGGATTCTAAAATGGCTTGTGCTAAAGTAACACTCGTCAATATTTTTTCTTCTTTTTGTAAATCTTGTGCATCATTTGCTATGGATTGTATAAATTGTTGTTGTGATAAAGTCATTCCTGCCTGACTCACTGCCGTTTGGCTCGTTCCTGCTGCCTCTGCTTGCACAAAAGGTACTAATGTAGAACTTACGATGACACTTGCTAGTAAAATCTGCGTGAATTTCTTTTTCATTATCAGTTGGCACTTCCTATCCAAATTAGTTAGTTCCCCCAATTTAAATGGCTCTGTCTCTGTTAACCTTCTTCATTCTAGCATTTTCATTCTGAGAGCCTACTAATTTTTTGATGGAAAACTTATCATAAAGTAAGCAAAATGGCTATTTTAGAGGGTTCACACATACCTATTTACATTTGACAATATTATGTCGTTACACTTTTACCCCTTAATACTAGTATTCTTCGTTGAAGTTTCATTTCCTTCCTTTTTTTGATAATCGCATTTTCAAATGATATATGATTGGATAATCTAATTTTATGTGCTAAAATGTATAATGAAATAGATGAAATGGGGTGTAAGGATGCGTTATGTGGTAACTGTAGTTTGGGTATTCTTACTTTCTTTAATGGCAGAATTCGTTCTTTCTTCCATGTTATATGTATCATTTGATATGACGCGGGCTATTATTTTAACAGTAGGGTTATCCTTCTTCATTATTTTAATCACTTTCTTGATGCCTAAAGATAGCGAAGTTTATGACTTTAAGTAAACATCCAACTTTCTGATAGCGAGAACTCACTTTTCAGGTGTAGCTCAAAAAAAGAAGCTCTTTCCAATATAAGGAAAGAGCTTCTTTTTTTATTTATCCAAGTAATATTTATTTACTGGTTTTAAATCATCATTCAATTCATATACAAGTGGTACGCCTGTTGGAATTTCTAAGTCCATTATCTCATCATCGCTAATACCTTCTAGGAATTTCACTAATGCTCGTAAACTATTACCATGA
The sequence above is drawn from the Listeria monocytogenes genome and encodes:
- the fabH gene encoding 3-oxoacyl-ACP synthase III FabH; translation: MNAGILGVGKYVPEKIVTNFDLEKIMDTSDEWIRTRTGIEERRIARDDEYTHDLAYEAAKVAIENAGLTPDDIDLFIVATVTQEATFPSVANIIQDRLGATNAAGMDVEAACAGFTFGVVTAAQFIKTGAYKNIVVVGADKLSKITNWDDRATAVLFGDGAGAVVMGPVSDDHGLLSFDLGSDGSGGKYLNLDENKKIYMNGREVFRFAVRQMGEASLRVLERAGLEKEELDLLIPHQANIRIMEASRERLNLPEEKLMKTVHKYGNTSSSSIALALVDAVEEGRIKDNDNVLLVGFGGGLTWGALIIRWGK
- a CDS encoding GW domain-containing glycosaminoglycan-binding protein, whose amino-acid sequence is MDRKCQLIMKKKFTQILLASVIVSSTLVPFVQAEAAGTSQTAVSQAGMTLSQQQFIQSIANDAQDLQKEEKILTSVTLAQAILESNWGKSGLSTSANNLFGIKGSYEGSSVSMGTQEFSNGKAYQTQADFRKYPDKKTSLVDHAQLFVNGVSGNANLYSAVIGETDYKKAAYAIQNAGYATDPAYAEKLISTIENYHLDQYDQIYDTVKSTEYQLAYAEIKNTSNEIIWTKPYNTEGAEKVASANDYKNKTLRISQKAVTEKGTWYQLQDQGKTIGWINSNAVEIFYTPQNETNVTLDKYITDSDQKVYAYPVEDNSKVVANLNDYLGKELDIDRRADVKNEYWYRIKSDDGKVIGWSKAGGFAENNPNKALEVK
- a CDS encoding YjzD family protein, whose protein sequence is MRYVVTVVWVFLLSLMAEFVLSSMLYVSFDMTRAIILTVGLSFFIILITFLMPKDSEVYDFK